In Solea senegalensis isolate Sse05_10M linkage group LG18, IFAPA_SoseM_1, whole genome shotgun sequence, a single window of DNA contains:
- the LOC122759056 gene encoding FERM domain-containing protein 6-like isoform X1, with protein sequence MRTRKVCVLLPDKQHLDSTVGVKARGHEVLSIVLRQLGVCDLHVFGLAVLRDNEYLFLDLDQKLSEYFGKTWSRGTTTVPFIAFLRVQYYVEHGQLVFSSKVLQLYYNELREKVLRSQSRHQEALFFQLAASALQADVGDQEVNEERREGRRRHYFLPEEYFPSWLIKRRGRDYLLLHCPVLHDELRGLSRSQAVLRFIKEANSLQDGPLTFYRMRQEKREQRSSILLGVAENGVYIYKEVEGKLCLLYDFPWTDIDRVTFQGGRFEVAVVGSLCLPKLVYHTHSAFHSKHILKHLRDSHRFHINTREAASYFQQLEDMQASHLYKETYICDMARLRQRLQSCSLTSSMSDCSVAVGTSTSWFKEEEEEEEEEEDDGGEGSVTDFEMCSDEAEEFFVDDPDEVSWLAELVYGVSVDGPLVTSSSWTTVTMEMKQVLRRADEEVSVD encoded by the exons ATGAGGACGAGGAAAGTTTGTGTCCTTCTACCCGACAAACAGCACCTGGACTCTACGGTCGGG gtGAAAGCCAGAGGCCACGAGGTGCTGAGCATTGTGCTGAGGCAGCTTGGCGTCTGTGACCTCCACGTCTTCGGCCTGGCTGTTCTCAGAG ATAATGAATATCTCTTTCTTGATTTGGACCAAAAGTTGAGTGAGTACTTTGgcaaaacatggagcagagGCACCACAACA GTGCCGTTTATTGCATTTCTGAGAGTGCAGTATTACGTAGAGCATGGACAGCTCGTATT TAGCAGCAAAGTGCTTCAGCTCTATTACAATGAGCTGCGGGAGAAGGTGCTGCGCTCTCAGAGCCGCCATCAGGAAGCTTTGTTCTTCCAGTTGGCCGCGTCTGCACTTCAAGCTGACGTTGGAGATCAGGAGGTGAATGAAGAAAGACGAGAGGGAAGACGGAGACATTATTTTCTCCCTGAAGAGTACTTCCCCTCctgg CTGATAAAGCGTCGGGGGCGAGACTACCTGCTCCTGCACTGTCCCGTGTTGCATGATGAGCTGAGAGGTTTGTCACGCAGCCAGGCTGTCCTGCGGTTCATAAAAGAGGCCAACAGCCTGCAGGATGGACCGCTCACCTTCTACAGAATGAGGCAG GagaaaagagagcagagaagttCAATCCTTCTTGGTGTAGCAGAGAACGGGGTCTATATTTACAAG GAGGTGGAAGGGAAACTGTGTCTATTGTATGATTTTCCTTGGACAGACATCGACCGCGTCACTTTCCAG GGCGGCAGGTTTGAAGTGGCTGTAGTgggctctctgtgtctcccgAAGCTGGTATACCACACTCATTCAGCCTTCCACTCCAAACACATCCTGAAGCACCTCAGAGACAGCCACCGCTTCCACATCAACACCAGAGAGGCAGCAAGCTACTTCCAGCAGCTCGAGGACATGCAGG CCAGTCACCTCTACAAAGAGACCTACATCTGTGACATGGCACGTTTGAGACAGAGACTTCAAAGCTGCAGCCTCACCTCCTCCATGTCTGACTGTAGTGTTGCTGTAGGAACAAGCACAAGCTGGttcaaagaggaagaagaagaagaagaagaggaggaggatgacggaGGTGAAGGCTCTGTCACAG aCTTTGAGATGTGCAGTGATGAAGCAGAGGAGTTCTTTGTTGACGACCCAGACGAGGTCTCCTGGCTTGCTGAGCTTGTTTATGGTGTGTCTGTCGATGGACCCTTGGTGACATCCTCTTCTTGGACAA CTGTCACCATGGAAATGAAACAG GTTCTGAGGAGAGCTGATGAAGAGGTCTCTGTGGACTAA
- the LOC122759056 gene encoding FERM domain-containing protein 6-like isoform X2: protein MRTRKVCVLLPDKQHLDSTVGVKARGHEVLSIVLRQLGVCDLHVFGLAVLRDNEYLFLDLDQKLSEYFGKTWSRGTTTVPFIAFLRVQYYVEHGQLVFSSKVLQLYYNELREKVLRSQSRHQEALFFQLAASALQADVGDQELIKRRGRDYLLLHCPVLHDELRGLSRSQAVLRFIKEANSLQDGPLTFYRMRQEKREQRSSILLGVAENGVYIYKEVEGKLCLLYDFPWTDIDRVTFQGGRFEVAVVGSLCLPKLVYHTHSAFHSKHILKHLRDSHRFHINTREAASYFQQLEDMQASHLYKETYICDMARLRQRLQSCSLTSSMSDCSVAVGTSTSWFKEEEEEEEEEEDDGGEGSVTDFEMCSDEAEEFFVDDPDEVSWLAELVYGVSVDGPLVTSSSWTTVTMEMKQVLRRADEEVSVD from the exons ATGAGGACGAGGAAAGTTTGTGTCCTTCTACCCGACAAACAGCACCTGGACTCTACGGTCGGG gtGAAAGCCAGAGGCCACGAGGTGCTGAGCATTGTGCTGAGGCAGCTTGGCGTCTGTGACCTCCACGTCTTCGGCCTGGCTGTTCTCAGAG ATAATGAATATCTCTTTCTTGATTTGGACCAAAAGTTGAGTGAGTACTTTGgcaaaacatggagcagagGCACCACAACA GTGCCGTTTATTGCATTTCTGAGAGTGCAGTATTACGTAGAGCATGGACAGCTCGTATT TAGCAGCAAAGTGCTTCAGCTCTATTACAATGAGCTGCGGGAGAAGGTGCTGCGCTCTCAGAGCCGCCATCAGGAAGCTTTGTTCTTCCAGTTGGCCGCGTCTGCACTTCAAGCTGACGTTGGAGATCAGGAG CTGATAAAGCGTCGGGGGCGAGACTACCTGCTCCTGCACTGTCCCGTGTTGCATGATGAGCTGAGAGGTTTGTCACGCAGCCAGGCTGTCCTGCGGTTCATAAAAGAGGCCAACAGCCTGCAGGATGGACCGCTCACCTTCTACAGAATGAGGCAG GagaaaagagagcagagaagttCAATCCTTCTTGGTGTAGCAGAGAACGGGGTCTATATTTACAAG GAGGTGGAAGGGAAACTGTGTCTATTGTATGATTTTCCTTGGACAGACATCGACCGCGTCACTTTCCAG GGCGGCAGGTTTGAAGTGGCTGTAGTgggctctctgtgtctcccgAAGCTGGTATACCACACTCATTCAGCCTTCCACTCCAAACACATCCTGAAGCACCTCAGAGACAGCCACCGCTTCCACATCAACACCAGAGAGGCAGCAAGCTACTTCCAGCAGCTCGAGGACATGCAGG CCAGTCACCTCTACAAAGAGACCTACATCTGTGACATGGCACGTTTGAGACAGAGACTTCAAAGCTGCAGCCTCACCTCCTCCATGTCTGACTGTAGTGTTGCTGTAGGAACAAGCACAAGCTGGttcaaagaggaagaagaagaagaagaagaggaggaggatgacggaGGTGAAGGCTCTGTCACAG aCTTTGAGATGTGCAGTGATGAAGCAGAGGAGTTCTTTGTTGACGACCCAGACGAGGTCTCCTGGCTTGCTGAGCTTGTTTATGGTGTGTCTGTCGATGGACCCTTGGTGACATCCTCTTCTTGGACAA CTGTCACCATGGAAATGAAACAG GTTCTGAGGAGAGCTGATGAAGAGGTCTCTGTGGACTAA
- the ghdc gene encoding GH3 domain-containing protein, which produces MDFSWFHIAVPLCLAVLCVVTGQTQAMPPAMSAALGVSSLAAGVALVLWRDIRSRMRGEGRTVSGLLSQYVSLKAVGWLGKRQRRKLEADTLNVKQVQEETLLKRLRNNENTCYGRQYDFSSMKDSVSFRARHPITTYEHYREFIRRIAAGEEKVIIAKKPLILAMTSGTSGSSAMLLSTRDTNTEFFLQGVTVCLDAMRQAFPAADNLQRTTKFFYTPTFRQSEAGIPIGPNSSTPASSRHMLNLYTTPAPAFEVLSEKDTLYLHLLFALKDASVGTLESNFASTVFYAFSALQDRWQELVGDIEQGTVSNALALDPKVRVRLEALMKPDSERAAQLRAHFKEGFRGIAKRLWPHLHLVLAVDSGSNQIYGEMLRENYCQGVPFYSPFYAATEGLIGVNLWPQEQNRHYCLCPRSMFCEFLPESSLGEETPDTLLMDEVKEGQNYELVITNASGLFRYCIGDIVKVVGFHNQCPIVEFQYRRGQMLNVRGEKVSEALFLNTLKKAVAQWPGAQLVDYCCAESGILGDSIGGSDPHYQVFVELKGVRNLTEEQRYKLDACLQQDSAVYRSFRIKGSIGSMRVQLVAEGAFKELRKQMMAFSNTSPNTFKMHRVLRRKEYAEFLLGKTIS; this is translated from the exons ATGGATTTTTCTTGGTTTCACATCGCCGTGCCGCTCTGTTTAGCGGTTTTATGTGTCGTCACGGGACAGACGCAGG CGATGCCGCCTGCCATGTCTGCCGCCCTCGGTGTGTCCTCTCTGGCTGCCGGTGTAGCGCTGGTGCTATGGAGGGACATTAGGTCGAGGATGAGGGGTGAAGGCCGTACTGTGAGCGGTCTGCTCAGTCAGTATGTGTCGCTGAAGGCTGTGGGCTGGCTGGgcaagaggcagaggaggaaacTTGAAGCGGACACTCTCAATGTGAAGCAAGTTCAGGAGGAGACGCTGCTGAAGCGCTTGCGTAACAACGAAAACACATGTTATGGACGGCAGTATGACTTCAGCTCAATGAAAG ACAGTGTTAGCTTCCGGGCACGTCACCCCATCACCACATATGAGCATTACAGAGAGTTCATCAGACGCATCGCTGCAGGGGAGGAGAAGGTGATCATTGCCAAGAAGCCACTGATCCTGGCCATGACCTCTGGGACATCAGGATCCAGTGCCATGCTTCTCAGCACCAGAGACACCAACACTGAGTTCTTTCTCCAG GGTGTCACTGTATGTTTGGATGCCATGCGGCAGGCATTCCCCGCAGCAGACAACCTGCAGCGCACGACTAAGTTCTTCTACACACCTACTTTTCGGCAGTCTGAGGCCGGCATTCCCATCGGACCAAACTCCTCCACTCCAGCATCTTCTCGCCACATGTTAAATCTCTATACCACCCCAGCACCTGCCTTTGAG GTTCTCAGTGAAAAGGATACCCTCTACCTGCACCTCCTGTTTGCTCTGAAAGATGCCAGTGTAGGAACACTGGAGTCCAACTTTGCCTCCACAGTTTTCTATGCTTTCAGTGCCCTACAG GATCGTTGGCAGGAGCTAGTGGGGGACATTGAACAGGGGACGGTCAGCAATGCTCTGGCTCTTGATCCCAAAGTGAGGGTGAGACTCGAAGCTCTCATGAAGCCAGACTCAGAGAGAGCTGCTCAGCTGCGGGCCCACTTTAAGGAAGGCTTCAGGGGAATCGCCAAGCGACTTTGGCCTCACCTCCACCTCGTGTTAGCAGTCGACTCAGGCTCCAATCAGATCTATGGGGAAATGCTGAGGGAGAATTACTGCCAGGGAGTGCCTTTCTACTCACCCTTCTATGCTGCCACTGAAG GTCTGATAGGGGTCAACCTTTGGCCTCAGGAGCAGAACAGACACTATTGTCTGTGTCCTCGCTCCATGTTCTGCGAGTTCCTGCCAGAGAGCAGCCTCGGGGAGGAGACGCCTGACACTCTGCTCATGGACGAGGTGAAGGAGGGACAAAACTATGAACTTGTCATTACAAATGCATCAGGACTCTTCAG ATACTGCATTGGAGACATTGTGAAAGTTGTTGGATTCCACAATCAGTGTCCCATTGTTGAGTTTCAGTACAg ACGAGGGCAGATGTTGAACGTTCGAGGGGAGAAAGTTTCTGAAGCGTTGTTCCTTAACACTCTGAAAAAAGCTGTTGCTCAGTGGCCAGGAGCTCAGCTGGTCGACTACTGCTGTGCAGAGAGTGGCATCCTGG GAGATTCAATAGGCGGCTCAGATCCTCATTACCAGGTGTTTGTGGAGCTAAAAGGTGTGAGGAACCTCACAGAAGAACAACGGTACAAG CTGGACGCCTGTCTCCAGCAGGACTCGGCTGTCTACAGGTCTTTCCGTATCAAAGGCAGCATAGGATCAATGAGGGTGCAGCTTGTGGCCGAGGGTGCGTTCAAGGAGCTTCGTAAGCAGATGATGGCCTTCTCAAACACTTCACCTAACACTTTCAAAATGCACCGAGTGCTGCGCAGGAAAGAATATGCTGAATTCTTACTGGGCAAAACGATTTCCTGA